The Lactobacillus acidophilus DNA segment TGTAATTAGTCGAGTATCTACTAAGAGTCCATATCCAGTTCCAGGTTCTAAGCGTAACATCGTTGTGATTGACTTTGGGATTAAGCATAGTATCTTGCGTGAACTAGCTGAACGTGATTGTAATTGTATCGTTTTGCCATATACGGCAACGACTGAAGAAGTTCTTGAACTTCATCCAGATGGTGTGCTTCTTTCTAACGGCCCAGGAGATCCAGAGGAAATGAAAGATGCTGTAAAAATGGTGCAAGAAGTCGAAAAGTATGTCCCACTATTTGGTATTTGTATGGGCCATCAAGTATTTGCTCTGGCTAACGGTGCTAAAACTTATAAGATGAAATTTGGTCACCGCGGTTTCAATCATCCGGTTCGTGAAATCGCAACTGGTAATATTGGTTTCACTTCACAAAACCACGGTTATGCTGTAGATGGCGATTCAATTGATAAAGATAATTTGATGATTACCCACGTTGAAGTAAACGATGGTACCGTTGAAGGATTGCGTCATAAGAAATATCCAGCCTTTTCAGTTCAATTTCACCCGGATGCAACTCCAGGACCACACGATGAAGATTCACTATTTGATGATTTTATGTCAATGATTGACCAAAGAAAGGAAGAAGAGCGTCATGCCTAAGAGAAAAGATATTCATAAGATTATGGTGATTGGTTCTGGTCCAATTATTATTGGTCAGGCTGCGGAATTCGACTATTCTGGTACCCAGGCTTGTCTTGCTCTTCGAGAAGAAGGTTATCAAGTGGTGTTAGTTAACTCTAACCCAGCTACGATCATGACGGATACAACTATTGCAGATAAGGTTTATATTGAACCTTTAACTGTTGATTCAATTTCAAGAATTATTCGTCAAGAATATCCAGACGCTATCTTACCAACCTTGGGCGGTCAAGTAGGTTTAAATATGGCTTTAGCCTTGGCTAAGACTGGCATTTTGGATGAACTTAACATCGAATTATTAGGAACTAAGCTTAAGTCAATTGAGCAAGCCGAAGATCGTGAACAATTTAAGAATTTATGTAAAGAATTAGGTGAACCAGTTCCACCATCTAAGACTGTGAATACAGTTGAAGCTGCCGTAGAATTTGGGGATGAAATTGGTTATCCAATCATCGTACGTCCGGCCTTCACGATGGGTGGTACCGGTGGTGGTATCTGTCATAACCGCAAAGAACTAGCTGAAATTGCTAAAAATGGTTTGGAACTTTCACCAGTAACTGAATGTTTGATTGAAAAATCAATTGCCGGTTATAAAGAAATTGAGTTTGAAGTAATGCGCGATCATGATGATAATGCAATGATCGTTTGTTGTATGGAAAACTTTGACCCGGTTGGTATTCATACTGGTGATTCTATCGTCTTTTCACCAAGTCAAACTTTGTCAGATAAAGAATATCAAATGTTGCGGGATTGTTCGTTGAAATTAATCAGAGCATTGAAGATTGAAGGGGGATGCAATGTGCAACTTGCCCTTGATCCTAACAGCTTTGATTATGACGTAATTGAAGTTAACCCAAGAGTATCCAGATCTAGTGCTTTGGCTTCTAAGGCAACAGGTTATCCGATTGCTAAGATGGCTGCAAAGATTGCGGTGGGGATGACACTTGATGAAATTAAGAATCCAGTAACTGGAACTACCTATGCAGAGTTTGAACCAGCATTAGATTATGTCGTCTGCAAGATTCCTCGCTGGCCATTTGATAAATTCCAAAAAGCCGATCGAACTTTGGGTACACAAATGAAGGCTACTGGTGAAGTAATGGCCATTGGGCGTACAGCTGAAGAAGCAATGCAAAAGGCGGTAAGATCACTTGAAATTGATGAAAAGGATCTTTATTCTGAAGAAGCTCATCGAGCAAGCGATGATAAGTTAGAACAAAAATTGGTTAAAGCCCAAGACGACCGTTTATTCTATTTGGCAGAAGCATTTAGACGTGGCTATTCATTAGAAGATGTGCACGAATTAACTAAGATTAATTTTTACTTCTTAGATATCGTTAAGCACATGATTGAAATGGAAAAAGAGCTCAAAGAAAATAAAGATGAAGTAGATATTTTGCGCTTAGCTAAGAAATATGGGTTCAGTGATCCAACTATTGCCAACTTATGGGGTGAAACTGCAGATGAAGTAAGAGACTTCAGAAAAGCACATGGGATTATCCCGGTTTATAAGATGGTCGATACCTGTGCAGCTGAATTTGAATCACAAACGCCATACTTCTACTCAACTTACGATGCAGAAAATGAATCACATCGATCAGGTAAAAAGTCGGTTATTGTTATTGGCTCTGGTCCAATTAGAATAGGTCAAGGGGTAGAGTTTGACTATGCAACTGTACACTGCGTCAAAGCTTTGCAAAAAATGGGTTATGAAGCAATCGTAATTAACTCTAATCCAGAAACTGTTTCAACTGACTTTTCAGTATCTGATAAGCTTTACTTCGAACCATTAACGCTTGAAGATGTCCTAAATGTCTGCGATTTGGAAGAGCCGGAGGGTGTGATTGTACAATTCGGTGGTCAAACTTCAATTAACTTGGCTGCTGGTCTTGAAGCACACGGTGTTAAGATCTTGGGTACCACAGTTAAGGATGTTAACCGTGCAGAAGATCGTAAGTTGTTCGATGACATTATTAAGGAATTGAAGCTTAACCAACCTCAAGGGTTAACCGCAACTACACATGAAGGAGTTATTGAAGCTGCGGAAAAACTGGGTTATCCAGTCTTGGTTCGTCCAAGTTATGTCTTAGGCGGCAAGGCAATGGAGATCGTCTATAATAAGAAGGAACTTGAAGAATACTTGCAGGATCACGTTGATATTGCTGCAGATCACCCAATCTTAGTTGATGATTACTTGGATGGCCGTGAATGTGATGTTGATGCAATTAGTGACGGGTACGATGTTCTCTTGCCAGGAATTATGGAGCACATTGAACATGCTGGTGTTCACTCAGGTGACTCAATGGCAGTTTATCCACCACAAACTTTCACTGATGAAATTAAAGAAAAGATTACTGAAGTGACTAAGAAGTTAGCCTTAACTTTAAATTGTGTGGGAATTATGAACATTCAATTTATTGTTAGAGACGGTGAAGTCTATGTCATCGAAGTAAACCCACGTGCAAGTAGAACTGTACCGTTCTTAAGTAAGATTACCGGAATTGAAATGGCACAGGTAGCTACAAGAGTAATTATGGGTGAAAGCTTGAAGGAGCAAGGTTATGGTGATGGATTGGCATCAGAACCAGACATGATTTCGGTTAAGGCACCGGTCTTCAGTTTCAGTAAATTAGCTGATGTTGACTCATACTTAGGACCAGAAATGAAGTCAACTGGTGAAGTAATGGGCAGTGACCATACTTTTGCCAAGGCATTATACAAGGCCTTTGCTGGAGCTAAGATGCAACTACCTGAAAATGGTAATGTACTACTTACAATTGAAGATAGAGATAAGGATAAAATTTTGCCAATTGCTAAACGTTTTGCCAGAATTGGTTATCGTATCTTTGCAACAAAGGGTACAGCTGACTTCTTAAAAAAGAACGACTTACATGTAGATCTAGTAACTAAGGTCCATGAAGATGAACAAGCTGATGATAACATCTTGAATGAATTGAGAAACAATAAGATTGACTTGGTTATTAATACAATGGGTCATGATATTGAAAAGAATTCTGATGGCTTTATTATTAGACAGATGGCTATTCAGCAAAATGTACCGTTATTAACGGCATTAGATACTGCAGATGCGCTATTGACGGCACTTGAGAATAGATCTTTTGCAACAGATGCATTGCAATAAAATGAAATAGATATTGAGGATAAGACTTTCTGGAGAAAGAAAGTCTTATTTTTTTGCAAATAAAATTACAAAAGGTATTTAATTTATAAAATAACAATGATACAATAGTCAATGTACTTATGTAACAATATATGTAGGGGATTAAAATAACAAAAACACTATTTAAGGATATAAATGAGCATATATGGAACTGTGAAGCTGTAGTTCATTGTATAATGTACTTAGATAAGAAGCTTTGAGTTCACATAGGAGAACTAGAGCTTCTTTTGTGTTTTTATGGTTAATAACTGTAATTACATATTATGTTCAGATATACATACGGAGTTAAAAAGGAGAAATAGTTATGAGAAGAGACTTACACAATTTAGACGTAGGGGACGTTAAAGAAAAACAACGTTTTTCAATTCGCAAGTTAACTGTAGGTACTGCTAGTGTATTGCTGGGTACTACATTCTTGTTTGGTGCAGGTCAGACTGCTTACGCTGATACTACTGCTTCAGGTGCTATTACTAGTGAAGATTCCCAAAACCAAATTGGGGGGTAGAAGTTAGCCATACACCTCAAGCTCCTGCAGAAGCAAAGAGTTCTACGGAAGGTAGAACTACCTCAACTCAAGAAATTAATAATAAGAAGACTGAATCATTAGAAAAGAAGGACCAATCTGTTGGTTCTACCGCAACAGATAATAAAGAAGAACAAAAGACTTCCTTAGAAAACAAGAGTGAAGCAAATAAGACTAGTGAATCTAAAGTTGAAAAGGCAAATCCAGTAGAAGTTAAATCTGAGTCTCACAAAGATTTAACTTCTGATAAGAAGGGGATTGAAACTCAAGAGATTCAAACTCAAGCTCTCAAATTAGCTAGTACAACTCCACTTTCAGCTAAAGCTTTAACTGAAAGTAAAGCGCAAGATGACCTTTCAGCTACTATTAATTTAAACTGGACTAATGAAAACGGAGAGACAGAAAATCTTCCAAGCATTACTTATAAAGGTAAAAATGATGATACTCTTCAAGATGTAGGTAAATACATTCAAGGTTTAATAACTACAGATAATTCAAAGTATGAAGTTTCCCCATTAGTATCAACGCCTAAAGATTCGGGAGATTATTTAAGTGGAAATACTGAAGACAGTATCACTGATCCTAGTATGAAATTAGCCTATGACGATTGGCGTAAAAATAAAGAAAAGAATTATCCTTTTGCGGGTTACACTGTAGAGATTGATTCATTATCGAATGCTCCATTAACAAATGGAGGTACCTACACTATCAATTTGGGAACCGAAACTCGCCTTTATAATGAACCATATTGGGTAATAACTTCACGCACTATTCATTATGTAAAATATGGTCTAACCGGTTCTGATAGTGTTGCTTCTCCAGATGTGATCCAGGAAGGTCATTCAAATGTAACCAGTTCTAAAAATAATCCAGTGGTAAATAACTTTAATTTAGAAAAAGATGGTCATCACTATGTGAGTTATGAAACGGTTCAAAGATCGTATAATGTAGCTTCTGGTATTCCTGATGGGATGACAGATAATAAAGGTAATATGAATTCTATTATTATCTTTGATGGACAGATAAACCCAACTATTACTGATTGGGTTACTCCAGATCCTGATGTAACTCAAACCAAATCACCGGGCAAGAATCTTTCTAATAAAATTCCAACAAATGGTGAATCTTACAATTACCTCTATAGAAAGTTCTATCATCATAACTATTATGATAAAGATGGTAACTTCCATCAGAAGACATATCTTCCTAATAATGAAGGAGAGCCAATTACTATTACTTACTACCACAACCAACCTGTAGATCTTTCATTTGAAGATATTTCAAAGATTGATCCTCAAGATTTAAGTGGGAGCAACTATTCTGCTACTAACGAATTAACGACAAAGAACGATGATAGTAATCAATACAATGTTTACGATGCATCAAATGGTACTAAAAGTTTAAGTCAAGTAATTAGTGATATTGAAGCGAAAGGTTACAAGCTTGTTTCAATTACTAACGATGACGATGATTCTCAAACCGACTTGAAGGGCAACAGTTCAATTGATTTAATCTATAACAAAGATGGTGTTTGGAAGAGTGCAACTGGTGGGGATAATGCTGATAACTTGATTCATAAGCGCTACACTATCAAGTTTGTTCATGACGTAAAACCTACAACTAAAAATACTTCTGTAAGCCGTAACATTCACTATGTGGCTGACGAAGGCAATAGCAAGTATGAAGTATTGAAGAATCCTGATACTCAAACTGTTAACTTTGAACGTACTGCTTATATTGATCAAGTTACTAAGCAAGAAGTTATTAAGAATGCAGATGGTACTTACAGTGAATTACCAGCTGACTTCAAGCCAACTTGGAAAGCTGTTGGAACTGATAACTTTGATAAAATCCAAAAGGATAGATTTAACAAGGATGAAGGTAAGGTTCCTGGCGTTTGGGAAATTGAACGTGCTAACTATGATGATCCAGAGGGAACTCAATTAACGGATAACTTTGCTCCTAAAGTTGCAAATGTTGATGCTGCTAAGACTTATAATGATATTTATCTTGTTTACAAACAAAAAGCTCAATATAATATTCACTACATTGATGTTAATGGTGTAGAAGATAAAAACACTTATACTCCAACTGACGGTTATGAACTTACCGATCATTTAGTTCCTAACGTTGGTGAAGGTAAAGGTATCTTTATTGGCGACACTCCAGATGCTACGCAGAAGTTATGGAGCCCAGCAGACTACGAAAAGGCTGGATATGTTTTAGTTGGTTTATCTGATAATGCCAAAGGCGATTTACTCGGTAAGCAAACCTTAACTAAGGACGTTCAAGATCAATACGTTTACTTGAGGCATGCAATCACCCCTTCAACTGATAAGACACCTAAAGAAGACGTGAAGGCCGAAACTGTCAGTCAAGTACGTACTATTTCATATCGGGATGCTGAAACTGGTGAAAAGATTACAGATGAATTAAAGAAGTACGGTATTACTGCTAATGTTCCTGACATTACGCAAACTATCGATTATGTTCGTGTGCCTCTTTATGATGCATTTAAGGGTATGTTTTTAGGCTTTGCAGCAATTCAAACTGATGCAAAAGGTTTTGCTAAGCTTGATAGTAACGGTAAACCAGAGATCAAGAAAGATACTAATGGCCAACCAATTATTGCTACTCGAGATGATAAGGCATCATGGGTTCCAACTGGTGAACATACTGACTATCCAGAACAAGGCTCACCTGATTTAACTAAGTATGGGTATGTAAAGGAAAGCTCATTAGAACAAAAGACTAATAACAAGGATGGCGCACAGGTAGATGCTAAAGACGGTGACCCAACTCAATCCGGTGGCCACGTGGATGTTTACTACTTCCACGAACAAGAAGATATCACTTATGTGAATCCGAAGTTTAATATTGACCAAAAGGATCTTGAAAAGACCTTTAAAAGAACGATTATCTACCGTGGTACCAAAGACGGTCATACTTATGAAGATGTAAATGGTTCACCAGATGGCACTCATAAGTATGTTCAGACTACCACCTTTACTCGTAAGGCGATTGTAGATGCAGTAACGAAAAAAGTGATTAAATATACTCCTTGGACATCAACTAAAACAACTTTAGTAGAAGTTATTTCTAAGACACCTACTGAAGTGGGTTATGACAATGTTGATATTAAATCAGTTTCTGCACGTACTGTTGATCCAGATAAGGATCCAGAAGATTTAGGTACAACAGTTGTAACTTATACTGTCAACCCAACTCCAACACCTGAACCAAATCCAGGTAATGGCGGTAACACCAGCGATGGTGGAAATACTCCTGATGGAGGCTCAGAACAACCAAATAATCCTGGTAACAACAATGAAGTTCCAGGTAACCCGGGCGGTGACAATGAAACACCTAAGGAAACTCCAACTCCTAAGGATGATAAGACTACACCAGAAAAACCAGATGAACATGACGATTTGAAATTGAAGTCACCTGACGAACATAACCATACTCCAAAGAAGGAAGTTAACAAGACTTCAAATAATACTCCACGTAGCGAACGCTGGAACTCAAACAAATCTCCTAAATCAGAAAACGTAAATAATGTAACAGGTTCTAATTCCGCAGTTAAATCTACCAATAGTCCTGAAACAGTAAAGGAAAATACTTTACCGCAGACTGGTTAAAAGGAAACTAAAGCTTCAATGTTTGGCTTAGTTGCACTTTCAGTCGCAGGATTGCTTTCAGTTCTTGTTTTAGACCGTAAGAAGAAAAATTAAATCAGAAGATGAAGGGTCAAGTAATAATTACTCGATCCTTTTTCTTTTCATCTCAAATCATTAGTACGTTCCCTTATTTTTCGTTTGTGCTGAAAATGCTTTCACTGTTAGAATGCTTTTTGTAACCTTTTACAAAACAATAGGGGAGAAAAATTGATGAGTTATTTATTTCTATTTATTCCCGCAATCGGATGGGGACTTATGCCACTATTCGTTGCAGGGGTCAAGAAGAGTAATATTTACCACCAAATCGTAGGGTCAGTATTAGGCGCATTTTTATTTGGTATCGTAGTATTCTTGATTAAGCGTCCGGAATTTAACGCTACATCATTCTTACTTGCAATGGTGGCCGGTGCTTCATGGGTAGTTGGTCAGTGTGGTCAGTATTACAGTTACGCAAAGGTTGGGGTTTCAGAAACCATGCCGATCTCAACTGGTTTACAACTGATCGGTGTACCACTTGTTGGGGTCTTAATTTTTGGCGAATGGGCAAGTACACAAGCTAAATTGTTTGGCTTCCTTGGTATTCTGGCATTAATTATCGGTGTAGCATTTACTTCTTTAACCGATAAGGGTACCGCAGAAGGTGGTAAGAAGAATCAGACTACTACTATGATTGTTTTATTTTTGACCACCTTAGGTTACATTGCTTCAAGTTCTATTCCAAAGGCTTTAAAAGGCGATGGAGTAATGATTTTCCTAGGTCAAACAATCGGTATGTTGATCGCAACTCTCGTTTACATCGTTGCTTCTAAGCAACTTAAAGTCTTTAAGGAAAAAGAAAGTTATCAAGTTATTCCAGCCGGTGTAATCTTTGCGATTGCTGCACTTTCATACATCATTTCTGTACAAATGAATGGTGTTAACTTGGCATTCGTTATGTCACAACTTTGTGTAGTTATTTCAACTCTTGGTGGTATTATTTTCTTACATGAAAAGAAGACTAAGAAGGGCTACATTTATACAGTGATCGGTTTAGTACTGATCGTTGCTGGTGCAATTTTAACTTCAGTATTTTAGAAAATAGAGTGTTAGATGTTTTTACGTCTAACACCTTTTTTAATGTAAAAGAAATAAATTATAGAGAATTTTGCATTAAAATAGATAGTGAGGGAGAAATTATCAAAGGAGAAATTTCTATGAATGATAATACAGTATACGTAATTAATGCACGAAGATATTCCCGTAATGGCGAGATTATCGAGCATAATGTCCATGTCTATAGTTCTTATCAAAATGTGATTGCAGCATTTAAGCCTTTCTTAGAAGTGTCCAATAAAGAAGTACACATGAATGGCAAGAATGAAATGCTACAAGTAAGGATTTATGATCCAGCTAATGAATTTTTGACTAAGTATATATTTGATATATATGAGAAGCAAATTGATAATTTCTTCCCAAAGACAACTGAACATATTTAAAGGGAGGCGGCAGATTAAGTTCTGCCGTTTTTTGTAAAACGAGGTAAATGAAATGGTTTTAGATGAAAGTAAGAAAAAACAGGCACTGAAGAAGTTAACCCAAGAAGAATACGATGTAACCCAGAACGCTGCCACGGAATATCCATTTACTGGCAAGTACGATAATTTTTATGAAAAAGGCATCTACGTTGATGTGGTGTCTGGTGAGCCGTTGTTTTCTAGCCAAGATAAGTATGATGCGGGATGCGGCTGGCCTAGTTTTACCAAGCCAATTGAAAAGCTGCAGTATCACCGCGACCAATCGCATGGCATGGAGCGTACCGAAGTGGTAAGTCCAGAAGCGCAGTCGCATTTAGGGCACGTTTTTACCGATGGACCTGTTGATCGTGGCGGCTTGCGTTACTGCATTAATTCTGCTGCATTGAAGTTTATTCCATATGATCAGCTGAATGAAGCTGGTTATGGTGAGTATAAGAAGTTGTTTAAGTAGAAAAAAGTATAAAAAAAGCCGTTGAGAAAATTAATCTCAATGGCTTATTTGTATACTTAGAATTTACTTTTCATAAAACTTGATTTCAGTATTAGCTAAATCAATAGTGTAAGTTTCTTCTTCAAGTGGTCGCTTAGTCATCCCTTCATCAGTTGAGTAAATGATCAAAGCTAACTTGCTTCCGGATGGAATAGTGTAGTAGGTAGGTTGAAGTAAGAAATCAAGATCATAGAACTTGTCTGCATCAATATGCTCAGGCTTTTTCATATCCTTGTAGTTTTGCAAGTTCATGTGTGCCTTAGTAATCAACTTAGCCTTAGTCTTTTTATCAGGAACAAATTCTTGAAGTGTATCAGTACCGAACTTGTAGCCTAATTCTTGACCACCACGCATCAAGAACTTAGGAGTAGCAGTCAAACGTTGTCTTTCACCAAGTTCAACTAAAGCAACGGAGATTTGCCCCTTAGGTAGTGATCCTTTAACTCTAACTTTAACTTCAGGTCGGCCTACAATAGTAGTAGGGTGGATGAATTCATCAGTAGTAAAGCGCAAACTTGGCTTAGCCCATTTTTCATCCCCGCTGATAAATTTGTATTCCCATTCACTTTCAGAAATACCGGCCTTCTTAAATTCAATACCACCTACATCAGTGAAGGACTTTTCGGCATGGCTATCACCATCTTGCAAAAGTTCATCATCATCGGTAGGGAAGTAGATCTTTTCACGACCTAATTTATCGTTCCAATCTTTTTCTTCATGCCACTTGTCGGCTTGCAAGTTGTCTTGAATCATAACAGTTGGCCATTGGTTGTAAGCATTGTTTTCAACATCCAATAATTCGTGGACAAACCAAAGGTTCATCAAGTCAGTGAAGTCGATAGAAACAAAATTGTTCATATTATAGTGTGGACCTTGGTGCAAGAAGAGGTGATGCTTCATTGGCATCTTAGAAACAAGTTGCCAAATCTTGTAAACGTTCTTTGGTTTAACGTTCCAGTCGTTTAAACCATGAACGGAAATCCATGAACACTTGATACCGTCAGCGTGATGACGATAGTTTCTAGCTTCCCAGAAATCAGAATATTGGCCAGTTGTCCGATCCTCTTTTTCTAGCAACTGCTTTTGCATTTTGTCGTATTCTGGCTTGATCTTGAGGTATGATCCAGCATCCCATAAGTTAGATTCACAAGTTTCTGCAAGAAGATCCAAGTCTTCACCTTGACATGCTTCTGGAGCGATGACCAAACCGTGTTCGCGATAGTAGTCGTACCATGAAGAAATTGCAGCTTCTGAGACAACAGTCTTAAGTCCCTTGACACCGGTGGTAGCGATAGCAATTTGCAAAGTGCCCAAGTATGAGCGGCCGGTCATACCGATGTTGCCGTTACACCAATCAGCTTTTGTTTGCATAGTTCTGGTACGGTCAGTGTAGGCAATACGGTCGCCGTGAAGCCATTCGATTACAGCAGCTGCTGATTCGGTTTCTTCAGGGGCACCAGTGATTCTGACACCGTCACTACCGCGAGTACCGATTGCGCCGGCAAAGACACTAGCAAAACCGCGAGCAAGCATATATTCGTTCAATGGGTAAGAAGACTTGTGAACTGCTTCTTCAGTAGTTGGATGATTTGAGCCATCAGGCTTTTCTGCTTTAACGATTGGAGAATGAACGTATTGTGGATCATTCCATTCAGTAGCATCAGATAGATTTTCATCGACGCTGTGATTACGCTTTTCGTTAGCGATGATTCCGCCGAAATATGGGGATGCAGTATAAAGTGCTGGTACCTTAAGACCGTTGTTAGTTTCAACTGGACGGAAAACAGTAACTTGAATTAAGTCGCTCTTTCCATCATGATCAGTATCTAAGTCGGTTTCTACATAAACAACTTCGCGGATTACTTTTGAAGTATCAAAGACAGGGATAGATTTACCATTGAAAAATTTGAATTGATTTTGACCCCAGAATTGAGTGAAGTAACCTTTACCAGCCATCACATCAAGTAAAATTTGACCGTTTTTAGTACGGGTATTGAGCAAACGATAGAAAGCGGAGATCAACTTATGGGTATCGTTAATATCTTGAACA contains these protein-coding regions:
- a CDS encoding Xaa-Pro dipeptidyl-peptidase, with amino-acid sequence MKYNQYAYVETDFDNQVRELIDINFLPRNYEDWSFSDLLAKLVKNAIAEAKTDAAKSAKLSEFAVSDHETLTDFLKQKPESIGTAQFYNVALQLLGYHVHYDYDFADPTGFMQKTALPFVQDINDTHKLISAFYRLLNTRTKNGQILLDVMAGKGYFTQFWGQNQFKFFNGKSIPVFDTSKVIREVVYVETDLDTDHDGKSDLIQVTVFRPVETNNGLKVPALYTASPYFGGIIANEKRNHSVDENLSDATEWNDPQYVHSPIVKAEKPDGSNHPTTEEAVHKSSYPLNEYMLARGFASVFAGAIGTRGSDGVRITGAPEETESAAAVIEWLHGDRIAYTDRTRTMQTKADWCNGNIGMTGRSYLGTLQIAIATTGVKGLKTVVSEAAISSWYDYYREHGLVIAPEACQGEDLDLLAETCESNLWDAGSYLKIKPEYDKMQKQLLEKEDRTTGQYSDFWEARNYRHHADGIKCSWISVHGLNDWNVKPKNVYKIWQLVSKMPMKHHLFLHQGPHYNMNNFVSIDFTDLMNLWFVHELLDVENNAYNQWPTVMIQDNLQADKWHEEKDWNDKLGREKIYFPTDDDELLQDGDSHAEKSFTDVGGIEFKKAGISESEWEYKFISGDEKWAKPSLRFTTDEFIHPTTIVGRPEVKVRVKGSLPKGQISVALVELGERQRLTATPKFLMRGGQELGYKFGTDTLQEFVPDKKTKAKLITKAHMNLQNYKDMKKPEHIDADKFYDLDFLLQPTYYTIPSGSKLALIIYSTDEGMTKRPLEEETYTIDLANTEIKFYEK